A single window of Oreochromis aureus strain Israel breed Guangdong linkage group 7, ZZ_aureus, whole genome shotgun sequence DNA harbors:
- the pcsk5a gene encoding proprotein convertase subtilisin/kexin type 5 gives MARFIALWMGTLLQLCHATIYTNDWAIKIRGDLESVNRIAEKYGFTNMGQIGDLKRHYSFRHHKTANQSKVGNKEVTDRVAKETKVEWLQQQVLQRRVKRISRAGHISPIPMRRKLLPATHHQSSNHTQDFSNPVWNRLWYIQCSGSKACQSHMNIAAAWRRGYTGKGVVVSVLDDGIEREHPDLKPNYDPFASFDVNGQDQDRSSNSAVNYHGTQCAGVVAAAANSSRCTVGVSFHARIGGIRMLDGDVTDIVEAQSLSYSPRYIDVYLAGWGPKDDGATLDGPGPLTRLVLQNGVQTGRQGRGSIFVWPSGNGGERGDYCSCDGYSNSIYTVSISSSTQRGSQPDYLEPCPSTLATAYGGWEREEMVAVGPQQSCSTAQSGTSLAASVAAGVIALTLEANPSLTWRDLQHIIVRTSKAHHLSAPDWRVNGAGYKVSHLYGFGLLDAESMVKEAERWKQVPSQHECAEEAAIQLSRLIYLGSALTSVHEATGCSGKALQHVAYVEHVVVRVTISHGRRGDLSITLTSPSGTTSQLLANRPLDNSTEGFQNWEFMTAHCWGEQAAGEWTLKIQDTPSQKRDGSKLGVLEKWSLVIYGTAERPYPAHRERARSAEIPTDSDLSEEYNGPCDPECSDDGCEGPGPQQCVTCLHFFLKFKNNTRLCVSGCPRGFWGDRRRCKRCYASCESCTGSRNDQCTSCQPGHHLTEGTNTCTAICGENFYLDHDANMCRKCSENCLKCTSYSICTECKPHTSLQGNRCQRSCAAGFYHDPQEVACRPCHQACATCAGAGVEACNTCAEGYLMEEWRCVSSCSAGFYATEPNPEIADGHRICRRCDASCLTCVGPSRWNCSSCSSGHSLQRGACVVNTECTDGEYQDSNGECHACHATCLKCTGPQSEDCISCISSQALDEGRCVVGCASGKYQSGGRCHLCDHTCAACVDAGPANCTSCDTDKFKVERYLYKGVCLDACPEAFYHTKQRTCEPCVAHCRLCTGPNHCLKCNSSYYVSDGRCVKLECGEGEVEDPDYDDCMTCEEGCKKCVLYNPRHCLSCIEGFYNFQDGCYKNCPAKTYSVEEEMTCVPCDDNCVSCDEHECYWCESDLFLLEGKCVSECPDGFYGDEDSNNCEECHSDCVTCSGPEDEDCLSCEEGKALENGECVSDHEVCPIKTFLSDGECEDCHPSCESCSGPEKNQCTKCAKGRFLTTQQTCVLKCPGGFAASQLSGVCEACPAGCLQCVDAQHCIRCQSARKAQLFLQDGQCVQECVRGFPAGQVCHSCAPGCASCARNATHCLSCEEPLLLHKHQCVDKCPPAHTVQERECQPCPSACQECDPLGVCTGCEEYHFLHEGLCVLDCPERFFEDKEQGRCLQCHPDCALCDGPNSNDCDACTDAEATLHNGACLGACPSHTYLDGITGDCKDCDASCLTCFGPHASSCTSCREGQMLDGNSQCVPSANKCSPHQYIDQHGECHPCHKYCYRCSGPGKTHCLSCNPRHLLLNGTCVDQCPTGYYEQQSGQKCEPCHASCQSCVGKHNHECLTCKAHLFREGKECVETCQHSHYGNTASRMCEKCDPSCGECISDEENGCLSCAPGLIYLRKEGRCLPSCPQGYYHDTVHRTCEHCHASCRTCSGKLPESCDSCYPGYLLSYGRCESICDKGQHPIIKGSSHSCEDCDSSCLECRGPGPSNCTVCPAQAILEAGGRCLLCCHHEDEEEDTKTQQQDCCNCTETRGECILSTNLAFRNEEGEDARGNLTVFIIACVLLVVVLVAVVILIRHSRSKNVRSDIPPRGYEKLGSGGGYGGGYSSASSYGGRAGSSGGRFQESQLVDLSERRSGNKDDDNDDDDDEDEDIVYMGQDGTVYRKFRYGQLGEDNEDELEYDDESYTFR, from the exons ATGGCGCGTTTTATCGCGCTGTGGATGGGAACTCTCCTCCAGCTTTGCCACGCAACGATTTATACAAACGACTGGGCGATAAAAATAAGAGGGGACCTCGAATCTGTGAACAGGATAGCAGAGAAATATGGATTTACCAACATGGGACAG ATTGGAGACCTGAAGCGGCATTACAGTTTTCGCCATCACAAGACGGCGAATCAGTCCAAAGTAGGCAACAAAGAAGTGACTGATCGCGTCGCCAAGGAGACCAAG GTGGAATGGCTCCAGCAGCAGGTGCTCCAGAGAAGAGTGAAGAGGATCTCCAGAGCCGGTCATATCTCTCCCATCCCCATGAGGAGAAAGCTCCTCCCTGCTACGCACCATCAGTCCAGCAACCACACGCAGGACTTCAGCAACCCAGTGTGGAACCGCCTGTGGTATATT CAGTGCAGTGGCTCCAAAGCCTGCCAGTCTCACATGAACATTGCAGCGGCCTGGAGGAGAGGGTACACTGGGAAGGGTGTGGTGGTGTCTGTCCTAGATGATGGCATCGAGAGAGAGCATCCGGATCTGAAGCCAAATTAT GATCCTTTTGCCAGCTTTGATGTGAACGGACAAGACCAAGATCGTTCTTCTAACAGTGCTGTTAACTA CCATGGGACTCAGTGCGCAGGGGTGGTTGCTGCGGCTGCAAATAGCTCTCGGTGCACGGTCGGAGTTTCTTTCCACGCACGCATAGGCG GCATCCGAATGCTGGATGGAGATGTAACAGACATCGTGGAGGCCCAGTCGCTGAGCTACAGTCCACGGTATATTGATGTTTACTTAGCCGGCTGGGGCCCAAAAGATGACGGGGCCACTTTAGATGGACCTGGACCTCTGACTCGTCTTGTTTTACAGAACGGCGTTCAAaca GGCCGGCAAGGGAGGGGCTCCATCTTTGTTTGGCCGTCAGGAAATGGAGGGGAAAGAGGTGACTACTGCTCCTGCGACGGCTACAGCAACAGTATCTACACTGTCTCTATCAGCAGCAGCACTCAGCGTGGAAGCCAGCCAGATTACCTGGAGCCGTGCCCCTCCACTCTGGCAACGGCGTACGGCGGATGGGAAAGAGAGGAGATG GTGGCCGTGGGTCCACAGCAGAGCTGTAGCACGGCCCAGTCAGGGACTTCCCTCGCCGCCTCTGTAGCTGCCGGTGTCATTGCTCTCACCTTGGAAGCCAA CCCCTCGCTAACCTGGAGGGATTTGCAGCACATTATTGTCCGAACATCAAAAGCTCATCACCTCAGTGCTCCTGACTGGCGTGTAAATGGAGCCGGATACAAAG TGAGCCACCTGTACGGCTTTGGCCTTCTGGATGCTGAGAGCATGGTGAAGGAGGCAGAGCGCTGGAAACAAGTCCCCTCACAGCATGAATGTGCGGAGGAGGCTGCCATCCAGCTGAGCAG ACTTATTTATCTGGGCTCGGCGCTAACATCTGTGCATGAGGCTACAGGCTGCTCCGGCAAGGCCCTGCAGCACGTCGCTTATGTGGAGCACGTCGTGGTCCGGGTTACCATAAGCCACGGTCGCCGTGGTGATCTCTCCATCACCCTCACGTCACCTTCGGGCACCACGTCGCAGCTGCTGGCAAACAG GCCTCTTGACAACTCCACCGAGGGATTTCAGAACTGGGAATTCATGACAGCTCACTGCTGGGGGGAGCAGGCAGCGGGGGAATGGACTTTGAAAATCCAGGATACTCCCTCTCAGAAGAGAGACGGCTCCAAACTAG GGGTGCTGGAGAAGTGGTCCCTGGTGATTTATGGCACAGCGGAGCGCCCGTATCCTGCGCACCGCGAGCGAGCCAGATCAGCTGAGATTCCGACGGATAGCGATCTCAGCGAAGAATACAACG GACCCTGCGACCCAGAATGCAGTGATGACGGCTGTGAGGGGCCAGGCCCGCAGCAGTGTGTCACATGCTTGCACTTTTTTCTCAAGTTCAAGAACAACACAAG GTTGTGTGTATCAGGATGTCCCAGGGGATTCTGGGGTGACCGTCGGCGTTGTAAGAGGTGTTACGCCTCCTGTGAGAGCTGCACTGGAAGTCGAAATGACCAGTgcacttcctgtcagcctgGCCATCACCTGACTGAGGGGACCAATACCTGCACAGCGATCTGTGGGGAAAACTTCTACCTCGACCACG ATGCAAACATGTGCAGAAAGTGCAGCGAAAACTGCTTGAAGTGCACCTCCTACAGCATCTGCACAGAATGCAAACCACACACAAG TCTACAGGGGAACCGGTGCCAGCGAAGCTGCGCGGCCGGATTCTACCACGACCCGCAGGAAGTCGCGTGCAGGCCTTGTCACCAGGCCTGCGCTACCTGTGCAG GTGCAGGTGTTGAGGCGTGCAACACTTGTGCAGAAGGCTACTTGATGGAGGAGTGGAGGTGCGTGTCCTCCTGCAGTGCTGGCTTCTACGCCACAGAACCAAACCCAGAGATAGCTGATGGGCACAGGATATGTAGGAG GTGTGACGCCAGCTGTCTCACCTGTGTGGGGCCGAGCCGATGGAACTGCAGCAGCTGTTCCAGCGGTCACAGCCTGCAGAGGGGAGCGTGTGTTGTTAACACCGAGTGCACGGACG GAGAGTACCAGGACAGTAACGGGGAGTGCCACGCGTGCCACGCAACGTGCCTGAAGTGCACAGGGCCGCAAAGTGAAGACTGCATCAGCTGTATTTCTTCACA GGCTCTGGATGAGGGCCGCTGTGTGGTGGGATGCGCCAGTGGGAAGTACCAGTCGGGTGGCCGGTGTCACCTGTGCGACCACACCTGCGCCGCGTGTGTGGACGCGGGGCCTGCCAACTGCACGAGCTGTGACACCG ATAAGTTTAAGGTGGAGCGTTACCTCTATAAAGGCGTGTGTCTGGACGCCTGTCCTGAGGCTTTCTACCACACCAAGCAGAGGACCTGCGAGCCCTGTGTAGCCCACTGCCGACTCTGCACAGGCCCCAACCACTGCCTGAAGTGTAACTCCTCCTACTATGTCTCTGATGGACGCTGTGTTAAGCTGGAGTGTGGGGAAG GTGAGGTGGAAGACCCAGATTATGACGACTGCATGACCTGCGAGGAAGGCTGCAAGAAGTGTGTCCTGT ATAACCCCAGGCATTGTCTGTCCTGCATTGAGGGCTTTTACAA TTTCCAGGATGGCTGCTACAAAAACTGCCCGGCTAAGACGTACAGCGTAGAAGAAGAAATGACCTGCGTTCCGTGTGACGACAACTGCGTGAGCTGCGATGAACACGAGTGCTACTGGTGTGAGAGCGACCTCTTCTTATTAG aggGGAAGTGCGTTTCAGAATGTCCGGATGGTTTCTACGGCGATGAAGACTCCAATAACTGCGAGGAGTGTCACTCGGACTGTGTGACATGTAGCGGCCCCGAGGACGAGGACTGTCTGTCGTGTGAGGAGGGAAAGGCGCTAGAAAACGGAGAGTGTGTGTCTGACCATGAGGTCTGTCCCATTAAGACCTTTCTCAGCG ATGGGGAGTGCGAGGACTGCCACCCTTCCTGTGAGTCCTGCTCTGGACCGGAGAAGAACCAGTGTACAAAATGTGCAAAAG GGCGATTTTTGACCACGCAGCAAACATGTGTGTTAAAGTGTCCGGGGGGCTTCGCTGCCAGTCAGCTGAGCGGTGTGTGCGAGGCGTGCCCTGCAGGTTGTTTGCAGTGTGTGGACGCTCAGCACTGCATCCGCTGCCAGAGCGCTCGCAAAGCTCAGTTGTTCCTGCAGGATGGGCAGTGTGTTCAAGAGTGTGTGAG GGGCTTTCCTGCAGGCCAGGTTTGTCATAGCTGTGCACCTGGCTGTGCATCCTGTGCGAGGAATGCTACCCACTGCCTCAGCTGTGAAGAACCTCTTCTCCTACACAAGCACCAATGTGTAGACAAGTGTCCTCCAGCACACACTGTCCAGGAAAGAGAATGCCAACCCTGCCCCTCAGCCTGCCAGGAGTGCGACCCACTCGGCGTTTGCACAG GCTGTGAGGAGTATCACTTTCTCCACGAGGGCCTGTGTGTGCTAGACTGTCCGGAGAGGTTCTTTGAGGACAAAGAGCAAGGCAGGTGTTTGCAGTGCCACCCGGACTGCGCTTTGTGCGACGGTCCAAACAGCAACGACTGTGACGCCTGCACAGACGCAGAGGCCACCCTGCACAACGGGGCATGTCTTGGAGCGTGTCCCTCCCATACCTATTTGGATGGTATAACAGGAGACTGTAAAG ACTGCGATGCGTCATGTCTCACGTGCTTTGGACCTCATGCTAGCTCCTGCACCAGCTGTAGAGAGGGTCAGATGCTGGATGGCAACAGCCAGTGCGTTCCATCAGCCAATAAGTGCTCGCCTCACCAGTACATAGACCAGCACGGGGAATGCCATCCGTGTCACAAATACTGCTACAGATGTTCAGGTCCTGGCAAAACCCACTGCCTGAGCTGCAACCCAAGACATCTCCTGCTCA ATggcacctgtgtggatcaatgCCCAACAGGCTACTACGAGCAGCAGTCTGGGCAGAAATGCGAACCCTGCCACGCTTCCTGTCAGTCCTGTGTTGGAAAGCACAACCACGAGTGCCTCACATGCAAAGCCCACCTATTTCGAGAGGGCAAAGAATGCGTGGAGACCTGCCAGCACAG TCACTATGGAAACACTGCCTCAAGAATGTGTGAAAAGTGTGACCCCAGTTGTGGTGAGTGTATTAGCGATGAGGAGAACGGCTGCCTGAGCTGCGCTCCGGGCCTCATTTACTTGCGGAAAGAAGGCCGTTGTCTCCCCTCATGCCCTCAAGGATACTACCACGACACTGTGCACAGGACCTGCGAGCACTGCCACGCCAGCTGCAGAACCTGCTCAG GAAAACTTCCCGAGTCCTGTGACTCATGCTACCCTGGTTACCTGCTGTCATATGGCAGGTGTGAGTCCATATGCGATAAAGGCCAGCATCCCATAATAAAG GGTTCAAGCCACTCGTGTGAAGACTGCGATAGTTCCTGTCTGGAGTGTCGGGGACCCGGTCCGTCCAACTGCACCGTGTGTCCTGCTCAGGCTATTTTAGAGGCTGGAGGGCGCTGTCTACTTTGTTGCCACCAcgaagatgaggaggaagacaccaaaacacagcagcaagacTGTTGTAACTGCACAGAGACACGGG GTGAGTGCATTCTCAGCACCAACTTGGCATTCAGGAATGAGGAGGGAGAGGATGCCAGAGGTAACCTGACAGTCTTCATTATAGCCTGCGTCCTGCTGGTGGTGGTTCTGGTCGCCGTCGTCATCCTCATCAGACATTCCCGCTCGAAAAACGTGCGCTCAGACATCCCTCCCCGCGGCTATGAAAAGCTGGGCTCCGGTGGGGGATACGGAGGCGGCTACAGCTCTGCTTCTTCTTACGGCGGCAGAGCCGGCTCCTCTGGCGGCCGATTTCAGGAGTCCCAGCTGGTCGACCTCAGTGAACGTCGCTCAGGGAACAAGGATGATGACAATGATGACGAcgatgatgaagatgaggacATTGTTTACATGGGCCAGGACGGCACAGTGTACAGGAAGTTCCGATACGGACAGCTGGGAGAGGACAACGAGGACGAGCTGGAGTACGACGATGAAAGCTACACGTTCCGGTGA